The following coding sequences are from one Rutidosis leptorrhynchoides isolate AG116_Rl617_1_P2 chromosome 11, CSIRO_AGI_Rlap_v1, whole genome shotgun sequence window:
- the LOC139876931 gene encoding SUN domain-containing protein 4-like produces the protein MQRSRRALLARRALGNHTFGKYVFFKVSVSIAVFIWGLLFLLNLSIGHGDGYRDEPEDLLEGLTNWDEFKQDPDKDPYTSLSSNQSPTTESDSESLIETDLSYNTENKDEIIGQEFEVDQKEPSPIYITKPEQPKDTLDQKGSTKTERSRSIPLGLDEFKNKAFNTKTRIVNGNAGSINHRLEPGGQDYNYASASKGAKVLASNKEAKGASNVLTIDKDKYLRNPCSSEDKFVVIELSEETLVDTIKIANFEHHSSNLKEFEVLGSSVYPTDTWVKLGNFTAANVKHEQRFVFQEPKWVRYIKLNLLSHYGTGFYCTLSFVQVYGVDAVEMMLEDLVNVQDKKISSKEVERESKSEDLDKDFVDKEKELSRDELDVNYVVTTIDVPDPLAEVRQKQPGRLPGDSVIKILMQKVRLLDINLSLLERYLDELNSKYGYIFQEIDSEIGEKDVIMEETRRDLRSFRESSEALTKKVDDLESWKTLVSLQLDEITKSNAMFRTEVEKVRENQVHMENKGIVIFLVSLFFGLIAIARLFLDKVLFVLYSSKNRRSEESSKSADRSWIFLLSSCMIIIFILSL, from the exons ATGCAGAGATCACGTAGAGCTCTTCTTGCCAGAAGAGCTTTGGGAAATCATACATTTGGAAAATATGTCTTTTTTAAGGTTTCTGTCTCTATTGCAGTTTTTATATGGGGGCTTCTGTTCCTGTTAAATTTATCGATCGGCCATGGTGACGGTTATAGAG ATGAACCTGAAGATCTTCTAGAAGGGTTAACAAATTGGGACGAATTTAAACAGGACCCAGATAAAGATCCGTATACCTCCTTATCTTCAAATCAAAGTCCCACAACAGAATCGGACTCCGAAAGCCTTATCGAGACTGATTTATCGTATAACACTGAAAACAAAGATGAGATAATCGGTCAAGAATTCGAAGTTGACCAAAAAGAACCAAGTCCCATATACATTACTAAACCAGAACAACCAAAGGACACCCTTGATCAAAAGGGGTCAACTAAAACCGAAAGATCAAGATCCATACCTTTAGGTCTAGACGAGTTCAAGAACAAAGCTTTTAACACAAAAACCCGAATCGTAAACGGTAATGCGGGTAGTATAAACCATAGACTCGAACCCGGTGGTCAAGATTACAATTACGCTTCGGCTTCAAAAGGTGCAAAGGTTTTAGCTAGTAACAAAGAAGCAAAAGGTGCATCAAACGTATTAACAATAGACAAAGATAAGTATCTTCGAAACCCGTGTTCGTCTGAGGATAAATTTGTAGTTATAGAACTTTCGGAAGAAACGTTAGTAGACACTATAAAGATTGCTAATTTCGAACACCATTCGTCGAATTTAAAAGAATTTGAAGTTTTAGGGAGTTCGGTTTATCCTACCGATACATGGGTAAAACTTGGGAATTTTACTGCTGCGAATGTTAAACacgaacaaagatttgtttttcaaGAGCCAAAATGGGTTAGGTACATAAAGTTGAATCTTTTAAGTCATTATGGAACTGGGTTTTATTGTACGTTAAGTTTCGTTCAAGTTTATGGTGTTGATGCGGTTGAAATGATGTTAGAGGATTTGGTTAATGTGCAAGATAAGAAAATATCATCTAAAGAAGTTGAAAGGGAATCAAAAAGTGAAGATTTGGATAAAGATTTTGTTGATAAGGAAAAAGAATTGTCTAGGGATGAATTAGATGTGAATTATGTGGTTACAACGATTGATGTACCGGACCCACTTGCGGAAGTTCGTCAGAAACAACCGGGAAGGTTGCCCGGTGATAGTGTTATAAAGATTTTGATGCAAAAAGTTCGGCTTTTGGATATTAATTTATCGTTGTTGGAGAGATACTTGGATGAATTGAATTCTAAATATGGATATATTTTTCAAGAAATTGATTCGGAAATTGGAGAGAAAGATGTTATTATGGAGGAAACGAGAAGAGACTTGAGAAGCTTTCGTGAGAGCAGTGAGGCCTTG ACTAAAAAGGTCGATGATCTTGAATCATGGAAGACACTTGTGTCTCTTCAGCTGGACGAAATCACAAAGAGCAATGCTATGTTCAG AACGGAGGTGGAAAAAGTGAGGGAGAATCAAGTACATATGGAGAATAAAGGGATCGTAATATTTCTTGTTTCGTTATTTTTTGGGTTGATAGCTATTGCCAGATTATTTCTGGATAAAGTTTTGTTTGTTTTATATAGTAGTAAAAATAGAAGATCAGAAGAGAGTAGTAAGTCTGCGGATCGTTCTTGGATATTCCTACTTTCGAGCTGTATGATTATCATCTTCATACTCTCATTGTAA